DNA from Gemmatimonadetes bacterium SCN 70-22:
GCTGTCCAACGCGCTCAACTCGGGGATCCGGCGCATCGGGGTGGCGACGCAGTACAAGGCCCACAGCCTCATCCGTCACCTGCAACGCGGGTGGAACTTCTTTCGCCCCGAGCGCAACGAGAGCTTCGACATCCTCCCGGCCAGCCAGCGCGTGAGCGAGACGTCGTGGTATTCGGGGACGGCGGACGCGGTGTACCAGAACCTCGACATCATCGAGGCCTACCATCCCGATTACATGGTGGTACTGGCGGGCGACCACGTGTACAAGATGGACTACGAGCTGATGCTGGAGCAGCACGTGGACCAGGGGGCCGACGTCACCGTGGGGGTGCTCGAGGTGGCGCGGCGCGACGCTTCCGGCTTCGGCGTCATGCACGTGGACGCGAGCGACCGCATCATCGCCTTCTTCGAGAAGCCGGCCGATCCCCCGGGCATCCCCGGCCACCCCGACATGGCGCTGGCGAGCATGGGGATCTACGTCTTCAAGACGACCTTCCTCTTCGAGTTGCTGCGCCGAGATGCGGCCGACGCCCACTCCAGCCACGACTTCGGCAAGGACATCATCCCGTACGTCGTCTCGAGCGGGAAGGCGGTGGCGCACCGCTTCAGCACGTCATGCGTGAAGGGCGACCGCGAGGCCGAAGCGTACTGGCGCGATGCCGGGACGATCGACGCCTACTGGGAGGCGAACATCGACCTCACTACAGTGGTCCCGGCACTCGACCTGTACGACCAGGAATGGCCCATCTGGACGTACAGCGAGCTGACGCCGCCGGCGAAGTTCGTGCACGACGAGCGTGACCGGCGTGGCGAGGCGATCAACTCGCTGGTGTCGGGCGGGTGCATCGTCTCGGGGGCGCACCTGGAGCGCAGCCTCCTCTTCACCGGGGTCCAGGTACACTCGTACTCGCGGCTCGAGGGGGCGGTGGTGCAGCCGTACGTCGACATCGGGCGCGGGGCGCGGTTGCGCAACGTGGTGGTCGATCGCGGGGTGCGCATTCCACCCGGGCTGGTGGTGGGCGAGGACCCCACGCTGGATGCCCAGCGCTTCCGCCGCTCGGAGCGGGGGACGGTGCTGATCACGCAGCCGATGATCGACCGGCTGTAGGATCGGCCGGCTGTAGGATCGGCCGGCTGTAGGACCGGCCGCGATGCGCGCGGCTCAGGGAGACGTCACACCCCGGCCGGCGCGTCTCCCACCTCGATTCTGAAACGGCACCGCGGGCGCTTGCCGTGTTCGCAGCACTGGCGTGCGCACTCGCCAGAGACGTCGGAGACGAGCGTCTCGACCGCGCGGCAGACCTCCGGGTGCTCGGATACGGCGAGCGACAGCGGGCAGCCGAAACCGCGAATGACGAGCGCCGTCCCCTCCTCGACGACTTCGACGTCGCCGCCGAGCGCGACGAGCACACGCGCGGCGGCATCGATGCGCTCGCGCCGATCGCCCGCGGCGCGCCCCCCAACCGATCGGGCGAGGTCGTGTCCGACGACGCGGAGCAGGCGCTCGGCCTCGTCAGCCGGGAGCTCGCGGATGATCGCGTCGACCACCGCCATGAGGACGGGGGGATAGGCGCTCGAGATCTCCAACTCCGCCGCCGGGTGGAGGGCGTAGAGCACCGCCGGCTTGCCGGCCCCTGCTCCGCGGCGGACACCTTCCTGCTTCACCAGCCCGTCGCGTTCGAGCGACGCCAGGTGCGAACGCACCGAATTGTCCGTCGTCCCGACCAATCCGGCGAGCTCGTCTACGGTCATCGACCCCCGCCGAAGGTGAGACAGGATCTGTCCGCGGGTCCCGGTGGGGATGCGAGGTCCCTGCAATGGCGCGGTCACGGGTGTCCTCCTCCGATCATGGGGGCTGAGAGCCTAGGGGCCGAGATCCTGGCGCTGGGATCACGGGGTTGAGCGCTGGGGCTGAGATCTCGGGCTCAGGACAATGGAATAGTCCGTGGGCCCCGATGTGTCAAATATATCATATTACTCATTGACAAATAGCCATTATCTACGGAATTTGTTGGCAGCCAGCCGGGGGACGGCCCCGGGGGCTCATGCCAACCGACAAGGAGGAACTCCATGCGTACGACCACTTACTTCATCGCCGCCCTGGTGGTAGGCCCCGCGCTCGGCTTCGCCGCATCCACCGTCGTCGCCCAGCGCCAGACCGTCTCTTCGGCCGTGGAAGGGCAGGCGGCAACCGCGACGAAGCGCGCCCTCGACGATCCCACCATCGTCGCCATCTTCGACGCCGCCAATACGGCGGACATCGAGACCGGGAAGCTCGCCGCCGAGCGAGGAAATTCGGCCGAGGTCAAGGCGTTCGGTGCGATGCTCGTCCATGACCATGAGCAGGTGCGCCAGATGGGGCGGGACCTGGCGGCAAAGCTGCACGTGACCCCGACCCCGCCGGCCGACGATGCCGGTGCTCGTGCGCACGCGCTGGCGATGAAGCAGCTCAAGGCCTTGTCGGGTGCCGATTTCGACCGTGCGTTCCTCAAGCATGAGGTCGCGTTTCACGCCAGTGTCATCGATGCCGTGAAGACGACGCTCCTTCCGGCCATCCAGAATGCCGAGCTCAAGGCCCTCGTGGTGAAGGTTGCCCCGGCATTCGAGGGACACCGGGCCGCGGCGGCGCAGATGGCGGAGAAGCTCGCGACGAAGGGTGGGCGATGAGGCGGCTCAGACGGTCAGCCCTTCTATGGACGATGGTCGCAGTCGGGTCCACTGCGACTCTCGTCTCGTGCGGCGACGATGGGACGACGGGTCCCACGGTCCAGCCGCCAGATCCCACCCAGGTCGCGGAGGGGCGCGACATCTTCCGGCACGACACCTTCGGGGATGAGAAGTACTGGACCGACACCCTGCGCATGCACGAGGTGATCCAGAAGGCGGTGACGCCTCGCGCCGCGCTCGGAGTCGGGCTGCAGGTCGACGTGGATGCATTGCCGCAGGGGGTGCGCGACGCGCTGGCAGTCGGGCAGGTCAACCTCGACGACCCTGCGATCACCGTGGCGCTGCTCAAGCTCAACGCCGTGCTCGGACTCAAGGGGACGGTGCAGGAGGTGGCGGGGCGTGACTCGCTGGTTCGTGTCGGGATCACCTGCGCGCTGTGTCACTCCAAGGTCGATGATTCGTTCGCCCCGGGCATCGGCAAGCGGATGGATGGGTGGGCCAACACGAAGCTGAATCCGGGTGCGATCGTCGCGCTCTCGCCCGCTGTGCCGGCGGCCACCAAGGCAGTGCTGAACAGTTGGGGGGCGGGGCGTTACGACCCGCGCATCAACTTCGACGGGCTCAGCACGCCGATCGTCCTCCCTCCCATCTACGGCTTACTGGGCGTGGACAAGGAGACGTACACCGCTGAGGGACCGGTGTCCTACTGGAACGCCTACGTGGCGGTGACGCAGATGCACGGGCAGGGGAATTTCGAGGATTCGCGTCTGGGGGTCAGGGTCGTGCAGTCGCCCGACCTGGTGACGCCGAAACTGGCCGCGCTTCGTGCGTATCAGTTGAGCCTCCAGGTACCGGCCGCGCCGGCTGGCAGCTTCGACGTGGCGGCGGCGGCGCGTGGGCGGGGCGTATTCGCAGGGGCGGGGAAGTGCGCCGTCTGCCACTCGGGGGCCAGGCTGACCGACATCAACTCGGGGAAGCTGCACGCGGCGAGCGAGACGGGGATGAGCGACGCCTACGCCGCTCGCACGACGCAGAAGCGGTACCGCACGACGCCGCTTCGCGGGCTGTGGCAGCATGCGCCGTACTTCCACGACGGAAGCGCTCCGACGCTGGCGGCGGTGGTCGAGCACTACAACCGCGTGCGGTCGTTGAACCTGAGCGAGCAACAGAAGCGCGATCTCGTGGAGTACCTGAAGACGCTGTAGGCGCGTTGCGCTGCGCGGGAGGGCCGGCGAGGATCCCGGCCGTCCCGCGCCATGCGGCGCCCGCCTCAGGCCGAGGCCAGCGCGTACAACAGGTCCACGTACGACCGCGTCGCACCGTCGATGCCCGACACCTTGGGATTCGCCGACTCGATGACGAAGTACTCGTCAGGCGCGTGCGCCCCTCCGCCGTGCCCGAGGCCGAAGATCCCGGCCGGGAGGTTGAGCGGCGCGCTGGTGAAGGTCGATCCCGGCCACGATCCGGCCAGTCGTGGCCAGAGGATCGGGTCGATTCCCGCCTTGCGGTAGGCGGCGAGCATCCCCTTCACCAGACGCGAGTCGGCGGGGGTCTCGGTGGGGTCGTATCCCCCGGTCATGTTCACCTCGATGTCGCCGAAGCCGCGCTGCTGCAGGTGCCGCTCGAGCAGCGCGAGGGTTCCCTTGGCGGTCATGTCGGGGACCAGCCGCATGTCGATCTTGGCCACGGCGCGGTGGGGGAGGATCGTCTTCCCGCCAGGACCGGTGTAGCCCCCCACCAGTCCCTCGATGTTGATGGTGGGCTGCGAGACGAGGCGCTCCAGCGACCTGGCCCACGGCTCGTCCGCGATCCAGCGTTGCACACCCAACGCCTTCTTCGTCGCCTCCTCGTTCTTGCGCGGGATGGCTGCCTCGAGGATGCGGCGCTGCTCGGCGCTGAGCGGGCGGACCTTGTCGAAGAAGCCCTCGACCGCCGGGGTATGGCCGTCGGGCTCGATGAGGGTGTTGAGCGCCTGCACGAGGTGCCAGGCCGGGCTGTCGATGTGGGCGGCCAGCGACGAGTGGACATCCAGCCTGGGGCCGCGTCCCCACTTCTCCCCGGTGGCGACCAGCTCGAGCTCGCAGATCCCCTTGGCGCCGAGGTTCACCTCCACCGTCCCGTCGAGTCCCTGGCTGCCTAACGGGATGATGATGCCGACGCTGCGGCGCAACGCGGCCTCGACCTCCGGCTTGAAGACGACCTGCGAGAAGTTGGGCGAGCCGATCTCCTCCTCGCCCTCGCAGACGAGGACGATGTTGACCGGCGGCTTGCGTCCGGCGGCCCGGAAGGCGCGGAGCGCGGCGAGGAAGGCGACCTGTGGTCCCTTGGTGTTCGTCGCCCCGCGCCCGATCATCACCTTGCCCACGCCGGGCCGGTCGACGATGCGTCCCTCGAGCGGGGGCGAACTCCACTCCCTGGGATCGAACTGCTTCACGTCGTACATGAAATACACGGCGAGCGTCGTGGGCGCCCCGGCGTCGAGGGTGGCGAAGACGCCGGCCTTGCCCGTGGTGGGGACGAGCTGGACGTGCTCGAAGCCGGCGTCGCGCGCCAGCCTGGCCATGTACTCCGGTCCCTGGGGGTAATTCAGGTTCTCGGCGGCGATGGACGGGAGCGCGATCCACTCGCGCAGCATCCTGACCGTCGCGTCGTGCTGCGCGGCGATCTGCGCAACGACGATGTCCTGCTCGATCGCCCGCGAGAATGGAATGAGCGGGATGCCGTCCTTGCCCATCGCGAGGACCGCCGCCCCCGTCATGGCGCCGTGCAGGAACTCCCGTCGGTTGACCCCTGCCGGGGATGGCGTCCCGCTCTCGAACTTCGAATCCACGTCTTCCTCCGTCGATGGGTGTCGCGGGGTGATGGCGGCGTCGTCTTACGCTTCCCTGGCAATGGCCGCCGAGGTCCTCAGGCCGACCGCCACGAAGGTGAGCGTCCCGTTGCAGCACGAGGCGCTCGGTTGGGCCGGGGCGCCTGCCACCCACAGGTTCTCGTGGTCGTGGGCGCGTCCCCAGCCGTCCACCACGCTGGTGGCGGGGTCGTGGCCCATGCGGCAGCCGCCGGTGGGGTGTTCCTGCCCGAGGTCACCGGGGTTGTTGCGCATCGCGAGGATGTCGCCGCCGCCGGCCCGGGCCATGCGGCGGAAGAGTTCACGGATCTGTTCTTCCTGCCAGTCGCGGAGCGCGGCGCTCTCGGGGGCATCGCGGAAGGTCACGTTAGGCATCGGGTCGCCGAAGCGGTTCCGGTGCGCGTCGTCGAGGACGAGCTTGCTCTCGCGATCGGGGAGGACGTCGTAGTAGGCGCGCACGCGGGCCGTCGCCCCCTTCGCCCGCTGGCGCCAATCGGCGAGCATGGCATCGCCAAGGAGCGGCGCCCCGCGGTCGTCGCGCAGGCGCGGCTCGCGCCCGACGCTCGACTCCCAGATGCGCAGGTCATGGC
Protein-coding regions in this window:
- a CDS encoding glucose-1-phosphate adenylyltransferase, producing MNASHRPATIARNAMAYVLAGGRGSRLHELTDRRAKPAVFFGGKSRIIDFALSNALNSGIRRIGVATQYKAHSLIRHLQRGWNFFRPERNESFDILPASQRVSETSWYSGTADAVYQNLDIIEAYHPDYMVVLAGDHVYKMDYELMLEQHVDQGADVTVGVLEVARRDASGFGVMHVDASDRIIAFFEKPADPPGIPGHPDMALASMGIYVFKTTFLFELLRRDAADAHSSHDFGKDIIPYVVSSGKAVAHRFSTSCVKGDREAEAYWRDAGTIDAYWEANIDLTTVVPALDLYDQEWPIWTYSELTPPAKFVHDERDRRGEAINSLVSGGCIVSGAHLERSLLFTGVQVHSYSRLEGAVVQPYVDIGRGARLRNVVVDRGVRIPPGLVVGEDPTLDAQRFRRSERGTVLITQPMIDRL
- a CDS encoding twin-arginine translocation pathway signal protein, translated to MTGAAVLAMGKDGIPLIPFSRAIEQDIVVAQIAAQHDATVRMLREWIALPSIAAENLNYPQGPEYMARLARDAGFEHVQLVPTTGKAGVFATLDAGAPTTLAVYFMYDVKQFDPREWSSPPLEGRIVDRPGVGKVMIGRGATNTKGPQVAFLAALRAFRAAGRKPPVNIVLVCEGEEEIGSPNFSQVVFKPEVEAALRRSVGIIIPLGSQGLDGTVEVNLGAKGICELELVATGEKWGRGPRLDVHSSLAAHIDSPAWHLVQALNTLIEPDGHTPAVEGFFDKVRPLSAEQRRILEAAIPRKNEEATKKALGVQRWIADEPWARSLERLVSQPTINIEGLVGGYTGPGGKTILPHRAVAKIDMRLVPDMTAKGTLALLERHLQQRGFGDIEVNMTGGYDPTETPADSRLVKGMLAAYRKAGIDPILWPRLAGSWPGSTFTSAPLNLPAGIFGLGHGGGAHAPDEYFVIESANPKVSGIDGATRSYVDLLYALASA